CCACGGAGTAGTTGGCTGGACCCTTCCCACTGCCAGAACCTCCAATGGCTATTTGACCGGCTCCTCCGCCTCCTTTCTCTATCAAGCATCTGTTCAACACTTGATAATCATCTACGAGGTACACGTTGGGGTTTCTGGTGGGTTCGTCACCAATAGCCCTGATCCGATCCAATCTCCAATAAGCGCCTTCTACATTGATCCTGCCAAAGGTGACATAATCAGAAGGGTCCATATCCACAGGGTGTGTGGTATAGTCCGTGGGGTTATTTGGATCATAATAGATCAGCCACCGTGGATTGCTGGCTGTGCCATCTCCGGTCAATGCCGTGGTGCCTAAACTGGTATAATCACCAGGCTGTATAAAGAAAATACGCTTTCCAGATGTATTAATGACCGAACTGAAATTAGCCGGGGAAGTAATCATCCCCATTTCGCTATTGCCGGAATCATAGACAGGAATCGTGAGAGACTCCTCGTAGGGCCCCTGGGCCCGAGCGATAAAAATTAATGCCATCACCATGAGGCATGTTAGTAGGGTTTTTTTCATCATTCTTAGTTTTTGTTTAACTGTTCATTAACTGGTGTTTTTCATCTGTTCTTCTTTTTTAGAGTGCGAGTATGACCTGACTGTGGGGCATTTATGCCAGACAACAGAGGTTGTCAGTGTAGATCGATCGAATTCCACAGTGCGTACATAAGAGGAGATCTTCAGTTTTTTCTACTCAAAATATTTTGATAATTTTTCATTTCACTGCTTGTGATGTCTTATCTAAAAGGTGAGGTTCTCAATAGATTATTTGTGAAAAAGCGACTCAGACGGACTTTTACCAAGCCAATCCGGAATAGATTTTTTTGATGATTAGTGAGTATAGACTGTCCCTTTCGTCCTCTTTTTAAAGTCCACCCTTTAGGTTTTAAAATGTGTACTTCTCAATGAAATGTGTATGAATATTAACACCACCTTTTTAGTGACAGTCGCCTTACTGGGCCTCCATTTTGGTCAGCCGTTGCCCGATGTATACTGTCGGACGACAAGACATTGTGCGAATTCTGTTATTTCTTGGGAGTTGGCAGATATGATACGAACCAAACCTAATGACCTGAGAATTGTGGGTTTGCCGGGCATAGTGGAGACACCTTTTGGTCAGTCGGTATATTTTGATGGAGTAGATGACGCCCTTTTTCTGGAAGACATGCCACTGGATTCGATGGAATCATTTACCATCGAGATGATATTTTATCCGGATACTGCCGGCCCCTTTGAGCAGCGCGTCGTGCACATAGGTGAAGTGTTTGAGGACCGTATGCTCCTGGAAATCAGGGCTGTGGATGATCAATGGTATTTTGATGGGTTTGTCTCGTCTGCCGGAAACAACAAAGCCCTGATTGATGAAAATCTCACTCACCCCCTGGGTCAATGGTACCATGTGGCTTTTGTTGTCTCTGACAGTTCGCTTGACACTTATGTGAATGGCTCTCACGAACTACATGAACCATTTACATTCAAAGGCATCCAAACCGGGAAGTGTGCTATCGGTGTGCGACTAAATGAAGTGTCGTGGTTTAAAGGGATCATTCACGAAATCAGAATTACCCCCGGTCAGCTAGATCCATCAGCATTCATCAAGCTATGATGTAGCCGATCACTAATCAGCAAGAGTCAACTTTTCGCTCAGTCTTGAAGTCCTTGTGCCTACTTCAAACTGATAGTTGGTGGCCTTATCGAGGTTGGTAATGGTGATTTGATGGTTGGTTTTCTCTGTCAAATCCTCCTTGCGGTATTGTAACGAGCCATTCAACTTCCCATATCGGACGACACTCGAGGTTGGTTGATTTGTTTGCCATGAAATAGTTACCGAAGAGCTATCTAGAACAGTCAAGGATGGATCTGCTGACAAACTATCTGACATCATGTTTCGATCGAAATAGAAAGGGTGGTTCCTGTCCCACGATACCACTACCTGAAGGACACTTTGCGTTAACTTATCCTCATCAATAACCACTCTCAGAAAATTATCAAGCTGCAGCTCACCAAAGTAAGTGGTATCATAATTCCATACATGCTTATTGCCCTGAATGTATAAGATGGGTTCGCTAAAGGTCTGAATGAGGTCTCTAAACGGAAGGTAGAAAAGCGAATCTCCTATGACTTTCTTTTCTCGCTTTATCCCCGGGGCGGCATGGGCAAATATGACATATGCATTAACCATACCTTTATATTGGGTCATGCGCTCTTGCACCCAAATCAGATTGTCTGACATTCGGTGCTGTCATGAATACGCCCATCCACCTGATTGATGGTGAGAAACAAAACCGAATTTCTCAAAAAAGCTATATTCTCTGGTCTGCCAGGTTGACTATTGGCGTCAAAATCATTGATGAATCGCTCATTCAAGTCTGTAAACGTGCTTTCCCAATGTTCCAATCCTATTGTTGGATCAGTGCCATGATCACAGTCGTTCCATTCATTATCACCTATGAGCAAATAAGGCTTTTTAGAAGAAGATTCAAGAACCTTTAAGGTGTTGGTATAGTAGCTTAGTTCACATGGTGTTGATCCCTTCTTGATGTCTCCGACATGAATTAAAAAGTCGGCGTAGCTTCGCTTATTGTTGTCATCTATATGGGATTGGAATCGCTCCAACAATGCTGTACTTCCGAGCGTATCATATGGAGCATCTCCAACGATCGCAAACTGAATCAGGTCTTTGCCTGGCACGTCGATATTATCGAAGATCAGATCGTCCTGTTTTAGGAAGGCAAGGTTTGTAATCAACACGAATATAAACACCACAAACAGTGTCTTGTATAGGTAGATCAATACTGTTTTCATATCGGCATATTAATGCATCACTGACGTAATCACTTCCCAGGGCTCCATTGTGTGGCTTTCAGGATCTTATGAAAAATCTCTGTGTTTTCATAAATACCCGCAAATGACTCAGCACCAGGACCATAAGCAAATACCGGGATCAATGTAGCTGAATGTCCTTTGGTGGAAAACGTCGGATTGATTTCGGTATAGTCTTTATAGGTGCTGCCGTCCTCATTTTCTCTTTCTGTGGATGCCAAGGTAAACCCTCCGGTTTCATGATCGGCTGTTACAATGACCAACGTGTTGCCATCCTTTTCTGCAAAATCCAGGCACTTACCGATGGCATCATCAAAGTCAATGAGCTCTGAAATGAGATAGTCAGCATTGTTTTGATGACCTGCAAAATCAATTTGTGAGCCTTCCACCATCATGAAAAAATTTCCACCATCCTTTGTAAGGAACTGAAGACCCAATTCAGCGGCTTTCGGTAAAAAATCACCGCGACCTTTGGCCACTGGCTCCATGTGATCCGCTGCCAGTAAATAGGCCACTCTGGATTGTGTTTTGATATCTGTGAATGCACCCAGAGCTGTGGTATCTACCCTGAACCCATTGGCCTCTAAATCTACTAACAAGTTTCTTCCGTCTGATCTTTGGTTGAAAAACTGCCTGCCACCTCCAGCAAAAAAGTCCACGTCAGAATCAATCATATAGGCCGCAATGTCTTCATATTGCTTCCTGTGTTTCACATGTGCATAGAAACTCGCGGGGGTGGCATGCTGAATAGCCGATGTTGAGATGAGCCCTGTTTTTATGCCCTGTTGGGATACAATTTCAACCAGCGTTGCTACTTCTGTTGTATCATCGGATACCCCAATCGCGCGATTGTAGGTTTTGACGCCAGATGCAAAAGCCGTAGCCCCGGCGGCAGAGTCGGTGATGTCTTCTCTGGATGAAGACGTTCTTATAAGCCCTATGAAAGGAAAGCGGGCATAATTCGGCTGGGTGCTTTTATAGTAAAAAGCGGATGATATTTGGGATAGTCCGGTCCCGTCTCCTATCAGGAGGATAACATTTTTTGCAACTGGAGTTCCCTCCTGCTCAGTCTCCTGTGATTTGCAGGAGAATAAAGATGAGAAGAGAAGTAAGTAGATAATTCTGCTAGCTGCCATGAATTGTGATTTTGATTTACAAAAAAACTCCAACTTTTAGATGAAGCACTTGTACTTCAAGCTTTTATTGAATGAAGTAATATGTGGAAATTTTGAAAATTGTTTCGAAAAAAATACCCCCGATAGCAATACTACCGGGTGGTAATCTTTAGGATCTTCATCAATTATAACAAGGGCGGTTGAGTAAATTTCTACTCAAAAATTTTTGATTTTTTAATTTGAACTAATCCGAAAACTGCCTTCATAAGGCTTGAAAAACACACTCACCAGTATAAAAAAAGACCGGCATTACCGGTCTTTTTATAAGAAATTAATCTATGTAGGTGCTATTTCACCATTACCCTAAAATCAACGGGTCCATTGGTGGTTTGCAACTTTAAGAAATAGATACCCTGCCTTAGGCCAAGTAGGGAAATTTCCGTTTCCCTGGCATTATTTACCTGGACTATTCTCCCCGTCAAATCAACAAAATAGCTCTCATAGACCTGGACCTGACTTGCCAGTCTCAAGTACAACCTATCTGTGGCCGGATTTGGGAACACCACAACCCCCACATGTTGCTGTTCAACAGCCAGCACCATATCGACGGTGAGCGTGGCTTCGGCGGGTTGGGCTATGCGATCAGATACACTCACAGTTAGCGTTCTTTCTCCTCCAACTGCAGGTAATTTGGTGACATCAGCGATCCTGAGCTCTCCGGTATTGGACAGTGAAAAAGCACCATCCTCATTGCCATCGGTGATCTGATAAACCAATTCATCATCATCAGGGTCTTCCGCCGATAGCGCACCTATGAGATGCCCTGTCGTGAATTTCGATAGGGAAAAGTGATGGTCAGCAAGCGTAGGAGCCTCATTGTCAGCCGCCACACTTAGCATCCAGTTGAAGTCAGTTTGAAAAGGTTCGCTTCCCCACTTGATCAAAAGCTTCTGCCCTGCTTCCAGGTCTTCTATGATCACTTCAGCCATGCTGTGCACCGCTACATTCTCTGGGTCATCATTAGCTGCTATCAAATTTCCATCACATGCGTCATACACTTCAATGTATGAGTTGGCGTATGATACATTATTCAGACCGATTGAAGTCAGGGTGACATCCCCGGCTTTTGGTAAGGTATATTCGTACCATTTTGGAGCACCTCTAAACTCATACAATCCGGGAAGTACCTCGATGGCAGTATCACAATGGTCGCCACTTTCCATCTCCACAATCTCCAGACCCCAGTCAAAGCCTGGGCGGGTTCCATCGATTAACTCACCAAAAAAGATCAGCACCTCATCTCCAGCCATGAGTCCTTTCACCTCCACCCGGTCTTCACTGATGGCATAGCTGCTCAACGTGCTGCACTCAGGAGTCACACCTATGGTACGGTAGCGGGCTGTGGAAAGGTCCAGTCTGGAGATCACCAGCTTCTTGTTGTCCTCTGGCATCGTATATGAAAACCAGTAAAAATTGCTCACATAGTCTGGTACGGTATTCACGCCTTCATGGGCCTGATCAGGAGACTCGCAGAAAATACCCAGCTCCGGATCACCCACGAATAACTTCCAGTCAAAGGAATACTGGGCAGAGTTCATGCTGTTCGCCCACCTGATGTAGACGGTTTGACCAGCCTCTAGTTCCGGCAGGTAGGCAAAGCTCTGAGGATCACCACCATAATCATAACTGTAAGCAATCAGTTCACCATCACATACGTCATAGATTTCCACATAAGTATCATTTGAGGTG
This Marinoscillum sp. 108 DNA region includes the following protein-coding sequences:
- a CDS encoding LamG domain-containing protein translates to MNINTTFLVTVALLGLHFGQPLPDVYCRTTRHCANSVISWELADMIRTKPNDLRIVGLPGIVETPFGQSVYFDGVDDALFLEDMPLDSMESFTIEMIFYPDTAGPFEQRVVHIGEVFEDRMLLEIRAVDDQWYFDGFVSSAGNNKALIDENLTHPLGQWYHVAFVVSDSSLDTYVNGSHELHEPFTFKGIQTGKCAIGVRLNEVSWFKGIIHEIRITPGQLDPSAFIKL
- a CDS encoding fibronectin type III domain-containing protein; this encodes MSDNLIWVQERMTQYKGMVNAYVIFAHAAPGIKREKKVIGDSLFYLPFRDLIQTFSEPILYIQGNKHVWNYDTTYFGELQLDNFLRVVIDEDKLTQSVLQVVVSWDRNHPFYFDRNMMSDSLSADPSLTVLDSSSVTISWQTNQPTSSVVRYGKLNGSLQYRKEDLTEKTNHQITITNLDKATNYQFEVGTRTSRLSEKLTLAD
- a CDS encoding alkaline phosphatase, with the protein product MAASRIIYLLLFSSLFSCKSQETEQEGTPVAKNVILLIGDGTGLSQISSAFYYKSTQPNYARFPFIGLIRTSSSREDITDSAAGATAFASGVKTYNRAIGVSDDTTEVATLVEIVSQQGIKTGLISTSAIQHATPASFYAHVKHRKQYEDIAAYMIDSDVDFFAGGGRQFFNQRSDGRNLLVDLEANGFRVDTTALGAFTDIKTQSRVAYLLAADHMEPVAKGRGDFLPKAAELGLQFLTKDGGNFFMMVEGSQIDFAGHQNNADYLISELIDFDDAIGKCLDFAEKDGNTLVIVTADHETGGFTLASTERENEDGSTYKDYTEINPTFSTKGHSATLIPVFAYGPGAESFAGIYENTEIFHKILKATQWSPGK